In a single window of the Sylvia atricapilla isolate bSylAtr1 chromosome 20, bSylAtr1.pri, whole genome shotgun sequence genome:
- the POM121 gene encoding nuclear envelope pore membrane protein POM 121 isoform X6, protein MDRVSSTMKQVSNPLPKVLSRRVGGGGLEAERESFERAQTVSINKAINAQEMAVKEKHARTCILGTHHEKGAQTFWSVVNRLPLSGNAVLCWKFCHVFHKLLRDGHSNVLKDSMRYKNELSDMSRMWGHLSEGYGQLCSIYLKLLRTKMEFHTKNPRFPGNLQMSDRQLDEAGENDVNNFFQLTVEMFDYLECELNLFQTVFSSLDMSRSVSVTAAGQCRLAPLIQVILDCSHLYDYTVKLLFKLHSCLPADTLQGHRDRFLEQFRKLKDLFYRSSNLQYFKQLIQIPQLPENPPNFLRASALSEHISPVVVIPAEASSPDSEPITDLVEMDAASQSLFDNKFDDIFGSSFSCDPFNFNSQNGMSKDDKDRLIEQLYREITALKEELENFKAESARDAVQLRGRASELEAELAEQQHLKQQAQDESEFLRTELEELKKQREDTEKAQRSLTEIERRAQANEQRYSKLKEKYSELVQNHADLLRKNAEVTKQITVARQAQGDVEQEKKELEDSFQRVSEQAQRKSQEQAEVLETLKQELAASRQELQVLQGTLASSMQARAEQNTQIASLEQERDRLNQAAEQHRDKMAALQAELQQVQDMLSHEQESSRTELEMLQTQLRDKENTEQALQQRLAEEQLSLLQGTMHEAKRMVQDTLARMEDPAHVSCTGSADCLLAQTLAASECAERLRDAHSKYLSDGAAVGSLLPCLALFAHLVSNTLMQGSATSHVAPVEPADRLLELCKQCGSEAVSYLSALQDPGMVASADCSLVTACLGQISAIGEELRPRGLDINQEELGDLVDKEMAATAAAIETASARIEAMLSKARAGDTGIKLEVNERILGSCTGLMQAIHVLVLASKDLQREIVESGRGAASPKEFYAKNSRWTEGLISASKAVGWGATVMVDAADLVVQGKGTFEELMVCSREIAASTAQLVAASKVKADKDSTNLCKLQQASRGVSQATASVVASTKAGKSQVEEKDSMDFSSMTLTQIKRQEMDSQVRVLELESQLQKERQKLGELRKKHYELAGVAEGWEEDGATSSTRAELPVRPQGWGQSTNRTCIY, encoded by the exons ACCGTCAGCATCAATAAGGCCATAAATGCGCAGGAAATGGCTGTCAAGGAAAAACACGCCAGGA CATGCATCCTGGGCACTCACCATGAGAAGGGAGCACAGACCTTCTGGTCAGTGGTGAACCGGCTACCGCTGTCCGGCAATGCCGTGCTCTGCTGGAAGTTCTGCCATGTCTTCCACAAGCTCCTCCGGGATGGACATTCCAAT GTTCTGAAAGACTCCATGCGATACAAGAATGAGCTGAGCGACATGAGCAGGATGTGG GGCCACCTGAGTGAGGGCTATGGTCAGCTCTGCAGCATCTACCTCAAACTGCTGAGAACCAAGATGGAATTTCATACCAAG AATCCCCGATTCCCTGGAAATCTGCAGATGTCCGACCGGCAGCTTGATGAGGCTGGGGAGAATGATGTCAATAACTT TTTTCAGCTGACGGTGGAGATGTTTGACTACCTGGAGTGTGAACTGAACCTCTTCCAGACAG tgTTCAGCTCCCTAGACATGTCACGCTCGGtgtcagtgacagcagcagggcagtgccGTCTGGCGCCACTGATCCAGGTGATCCTGGACTGCAGTCACCTCTACGACTACACCGTCAAGCTGCTCTTCAAGCTCCACTCCT GTCTGCCGGCGGATACACTGCAGGGCCACCGAGATCGCTTCCTGGAGCAGTTCCGAAA GCTCAAGGACCTTTTCTACCGCTCCAGCAACCTGCAGTACTTCAAGCAGCTGATTCAGATCCCGCAGCTGCCAGAG aaCCCTCCCAATTTCCTGCGTGCCTCTGCACTGTCAGAGCACATCAGCCCTGTGGTGGTGATCCCCGCCGAGGCGTCCTCACCTGACAGCGAGCCCATCACAGACCTGGTGGAGATGGACGCAGCCTCACAG AGCCTGTTTGACAACAAGTTTGATGACATCTTtggcagctccttcagctgcgACCCCTTCAACTTCAACAGCCAGAACGGGATGAGCAAGGATGACAA GGACCGGCTAATTGAGCAGCTTTACAGGGAGATCACAGCCctgaaggaagagctggaaaactTCAAGGCTGAG AGCGCACGGGACGCAGTGCAGCTGCGTGGCCGTGCCAGCGagctggaggctgagctggccgagcagcagcacctgaagcagcaggcacaggatgAGAGTGAATTCCTGcgcacagagctggaggagctgaagaaGCAGCGGGAGGACACAGAGAAGGCTCAGCGGAGCCTGACGGAAATTGAGA GACGGGCACAGGCCAATGAGCAGCGGTACAGCAAACTGAAGGAGAAGTACAGTGAGCTGGTGCAGAACCACGCTGACCTGCTGCGCAAG AATGCAGAGGTGACCAAGCAGATTACAGTGGCCAGGCAGGCCCAGGGGGATGTggaacaggaaaagaaggagctggaggactCCTTCCAGCGGGTGAGTGAGCAGGCACAGAGGAAG TctcaggagcaggcagaggtgctggagacactgaagcaggagctggcagccagtAGACAGGAGTTGCAGGTCCTTCAGGGTACACTGGCATCCAGCATGCAG GCAAGAGCGGAGCAGAACACTCAGATTGCCAGCCTGGAACAGGAGAGGGACAGGCTGAaccaagcagcagagcagcacagggacaagatggcagctctgcaggctgagctgcagcaggtgcAGGACATGCTCAGCCAcgagcaggagagcagcaggacagagctggagatgctgcagaCCCAGCTGAGAGACAAG GAGAACACAGAGCAGGCGCTGCAGCAGCgcctggctgaggagcagctgtccctgctgcagggcaccATGCACGAGGCCAAGCGCATGGTGCAGGACACCTTGGCTCGCATGGAGGATCCTGCTCATGTCAGTTGCACCGGTTCAGCAG ATTGCCTCCTGGCCCAGACACTGGCAGCCTCCGAGTGTGCAGAGCGGCTGCGGGACGCACACAGCAAGTACCTTTCGGATGGTGCAG CCGTgggctccctgctgccctgcctggccctcTTCGCCCACTTGGTCAGCAACACCCTCATGCAGGGCAGTGCGACCTCCCATGTGGCCCCTGTGGAGCCTGCTGACC gtctgctggagctgtgcaagCAGTGTGGCAGTGAGGCTGTGAGCTACCTCAGCGCCCTGCAAGACCCAGGGATGGTGGCAAGTGCTGACTGCAGCCTGGTGACAGCCTGCCTGGGCCAGATCAGCGCCATCGGGGAG GAGCTGCGTCCCAGAGGTCTGGACATCAaccaggaggagctgggtgaCCTAGTGGACAAGGAGATGGCAGCAACAGCTGCAGCCATCGAAACAGCATCTGCCCGTATTGAG GCGATGCTGAGCAAGGCACGGGCTGGTGACACTGGAATCAAACTGGAAGTTAATGAGAG GATCCTGGGCTCCTGCACAGGCCTCATGCAGGCCATCCATGTCCTAGTCCTGGCCTCCAAGGACCTCCAGAGAGAGATCGTGGAGAGTGGACGG GGTGCAGCATCCCCCAAGGAATTCTATGCCAAGAATTCACGCTGGACCGAGGGTCTCATCTCTGCCTCCAAGGCAGTGGGCTGGGGTGCCACTGTCATGGT tgatgctgctgaCCTGGTAGTGCAAGGCAAGGGGACATTTGAGGAGCTGATGGTCTGTTCCCGGGAGATTGCAGCCAGCACTGCGCAGCTGGTAGCAGCCTCCAAG GTGAAGGCAGACAAAGACAGCACCAACCTCTGCAAGCTCCAACAAGCCTCCCGGGGCGTCAGCCAGGCCACGGCCAGCGTGGTAGCCTCCACCAAGGCTGGGAAGTCTCAGGTGGAGGAGAAAG ATAGCATGGACTTCTCCAGCATGACACTCACCCAGATCAAGCGTCAGGAGATGGACTCGCAG gtgcgggttctggagctggagagccaaCTGCAGAAGGAACGGCAGAAGCTGGGGGAGCTGCGCAAGAAGCACTACGAGCTGGCTGGTGTGGCAGAGGGTTGGGAGGAGGACG gagccacctccagcaccagagcagagctgccagtgagaccccagggctggggccagAGCACAAACCGCACCTGTATTTATTAG
- the POM121 gene encoding nuclear envelope pore membrane protein POM 121 isoform X3 — protein MDRVSSTMKQVSNPLPKVLSRRVGGGGLEAERESFERAQTVSINKAINAQEMAVKEKHARTCILGTHHEKGAQTFWSVVNRLPLSGNAVLCWKFCHVFHKLLRDGHSNVLKDSMRYKNELSDMSRMWGHLSEGYGQLCSIYLKLLRTKMEFHTKNPRFPGNLQMSDRQLDEAGENDVNNFFQLTVEMFDYLECELNLFQTVFSSLDMSRSVSVTAAGQCRLAPLIQVILDCSHLYDYTVKLLFKLHSCLPADTLQGHRDRFLEQFRKLKDLFYRSSNLQYFKQLIQIPQLPENPPNFLRASALSEHISPVVVIPAEASSPDSEPITDLVEMDAASQSLFDNKFDDIFGSSFSCDPFNFNSQNGMSKDDKDRLIEQLYREITALKEELENFKAESARDAVQLRGRASELEAELAEQQHLKQQAQDESEFLRTELEELKKQREDTEKAQRSLTEIERRAQANEQRYSKLKEKYSELVQNHADLLRKNAEVTKQITVARQAQGDVEQEKKELEDSFQRVSEQAQRKSQEQAEVLETLKQELAASRQELQVLQGTLASSMQARAEQNTQIASLEQERDRLNQAAEQHRDKMAALQAELQQVQDMLSHEQESSRTELEMLQTQLRDKENTEQALQQRLAEEQLSLLQGTMHEAKRMVQDTLARMEDPAHVSCTGSADCLLAQTLAASECAERLRDAHSKYLSDGAAVGSLLPCLALFAHLVSNTLMQGSATSHVAPVEPADRLLELCKQCGSEAVSYLSALQDPGMVASADCSLVTACLGQISAIGEELRPRGLDINQEELGDLVDKEMAATAAAIETASARIEAMLSKARAGDTGIKLEVNERILGSCTGLMQAIHVLVLASKDLQREIVESGRGAASPKEFYAKNSRWTEGLISASKAVGWGATVMVDAADLVVQGKGTFEELMVCSREIAASTAQLVAASKVKADKDSTNLCKLQQASRGVSQATASVVASTKAGKSQVEEKDSMDFSSMTLTQIKRQEMDSQVRVLELESQLQKERQKLGELRKKHYELAGVAEGWEEDAAD, from the exons ACCGTCAGCATCAATAAGGCCATAAATGCGCAGGAAATGGCTGTCAAGGAAAAACACGCCAGGA CATGCATCCTGGGCACTCACCATGAGAAGGGAGCACAGACCTTCTGGTCAGTGGTGAACCGGCTACCGCTGTCCGGCAATGCCGTGCTCTGCTGGAAGTTCTGCCATGTCTTCCACAAGCTCCTCCGGGATGGACATTCCAAT GTTCTGAAAGACTCCATGCGATACAAGAATGAGCTGAGCGACATGAGCAGGATGTGG GGCCACCTGAGTGAGGGCTATGGTCAGCTCTGCAGCATCTACCTCAAACTGCTGAGAACCAAGATGGAATTTCATACCAAG AATCCCCGATTCCCTGGAAATCTGCAGATGTCCGACCGGCAGCTTGATGAGGCTGGGGAGAATGATGTCAATAACTT TTTTCAGCTGACGGTGGAGATGTTTGACTACCTGGAGTGTGAACTGAACCTCTTCCAGACAG tgTTCAGCTCCCTAGACATGTCACGCTCGGtgtcagtgacagcagcagggcagtgccGTCTGGCGCCACTGATCCAGGTGATCCTGGACTGCAGTCACCTCTACGACTACACCGTCAAGCTGCTCTTCAAGCTCCACTCCT GTCTGCCGGCGGATACACTGCAGGGCCACCGAGATCGCTTCCTGGAGCAGTTCCGAAA GCTCAAGGACCTTTTCTACCGCTCCAGCAACCTGCAGTACTTCAAGCAGCTGATTCAGATCCCGCAGCTGCCAGAG aaCCCTCCCAATTTCCTGCGTGCCTCTGCACTGTCAGAGCACATCAGCCCTGTGGTGGTGATCCCCGCCGAGGCGTCCTCACCTGACAGCGAGCCCATCACAGACCTGGTGGAGATGGACGCAGCCTCACAG AGCCTGTTTGACAACAAGTTTGATGACATCTTtggcagctccttcagctgcgACCCCTTCAACTTCAACAGCCAGAACGGGATGAGCAAGGATGACAA GGACCGGCTAATTGAGCAGCTTTACAGGGAGATCACAGCCctgaaggaagagctggaaaactTCAAGGCTGAG AGCGCACGGGACGCAGTGCAGCTGCGTGGCCGTGCCAGCGagctggaggctgagctggccgagcagcagcacctgaagcagcaggcacaggatgAGAGTGAATTCCTGcgcacagagctggaggagctgaagaaGCAGCGGGAGGACACAGAGAAGGCTCAGCGGAGCCTGACGGAAATTGAGA GACGGGCACAGGCCAATGAGCAGCGGTACAGCAAACTGAAGGAGAAGTACAGTGAGCTGGTGCAGAACCACGCTGACCTGCTGCGCAAG AATGCAGAGGTGACCAAGCAGATTACAGTGGCCAGGCAGGCCCAGGGGGATGTggaacaggaaaagaaggagctggaggactCCTTCCAGCGGGTGAGTGAGCAGGCACAGAGGAAG TctcaggagcaggcagaggtgctggagacactgaagcaggagctggcagccagtAGACAGGAGTTGCAGGTCCTTCAGGGTACACTGGCATCCAGCATGCAG GCAAGAGCGGAGCAGAACACTCAGATTGCCAGCCTGGAACAGGAGAGGGACAGGCTGAaccaagcagcagagcagcacagggacaagatggcagctctgcaggctgagctgcagcaggtgcAGGACATGCTCAGCCAcgagcaggagagcagcaggacagagctggagatgctgcagaCCCAGCTGAGAGACAAG GAGAACACAGAGCAGGCGCTGCAGCAGCgcctggctgaggagcagctgtccctgctgcagggcaccATGCACGAGGCCAAGCGCATGGTGCAGGACACCTTGGCTCGCATGGAGGATCCTGCTCATGTCAGTTGCACCGGTTCAGCAG ATTGCCTCCTGGCCCAGACACTGGCAGCCTCCGAGTGTGCAGAGCGGCTGCGGGACGCACACAGCAAGTACCTTTCGGATGGTGCAG CCGTgggctccctgctgccctgcctggccctcTTCGCCCACTTGGTCAGCAACACCCTCATGCAGGGCAGTGCGACCTCCCATGTGGCCCCTGTGGAGCCTGCTGACC gtctgctggagctgtgcaagCAGTGTGGCAGTGAGGCTGTGAGCTACCTCAGCGCCCTGCAAGACCCAGGGATGGTGGCAAGTGCTGACTGCAGCCTGGTGACAGCCTGCCTGGGCCAGATCAGCGCCATCGGGGAG GAGCTGCGTCCCAGAGGTCTGGACATCAaccaggaggagctgggtgaCCTAGTGGACAAGGAGATGGCAGCAACAGCTGCAGCCATCGAAACAGCATCTGCCCGTATTGAG GCGATGCTGAGCAAGGCACGGGCTGGTGACACTGGAATCAAACTGGAAGTTAATGAGAG GATCCTGGGCTCCTGCACAGGCCTCATGCAGGCCATCCATGTCCTAGTCCTGGCCTCCAAGGACCTCCAGAGAGAGATCGTGGAGAGTGGACGG GGTGCAGCATCCCCCAAGGAATTCTATGCCAAGAATTCACGCTGGACCGAGGGTCTCATCTCTGCCTCCAAGGCAGTGGGCTGGGGTGCCACTGTCATGGT tgatgctgctgaCCTGGTAGTGCAAGGCAAGGGGACATTTGAGGAGCTGATGGTCTGTTCCCGGGAGATTGCAGCCAGCACTGCGCAGCTGGTAGCAGCCTCCAAG GTGAAGGCAGACAAAGACAGCACCAACCTCTGCAAGCTCCAACAAGCCTCCCGGGGCGTCAGCCAGGCCACGGCCAGCGTGGTAGCCTCCACCAAGGCTGGGAAGTCTCAGGTGGAGGAGAAAG ATAGCATGGACTTCTCCAGCATGACACTCACCCAGATCAAGCGTCAGGAGATGGACTCGCAG gtgcgggttctggagctggagagccaaCTGCAGAAGGAACGGCAGAAGCTGGGGGAGCTGCGCAAGAAGCACTACGAGCTGGCTGGTGTGGCAGAGGGTTGGGAGGAGGACG CTGCAGATTAG
- the POM121 gene encoding nuclear envelope pore membrane protein POM 121 isoform X4: MELGKVTVSINKAINAQEMAVKEKHARTCILGTHHEKGAQTFWSVVNRLPLSGNAVLCWKFCHVFHKLLRDGHSNVLKDSMRYKNELSDMSRMWGHLSEGYGQLCSIYLKLLRTKMEFHTKNPRFPGNLQMSDRQLDEAGENDVNNFFQLTVEMFDYLECELNLFQTVFSSLDMSRSVSVTAAGQCRLAPLIQVILDCSHLYDYTVKLLFKLHSCLPADTLQGHRDRFLEQFRKLKDLFYRSSNLQYFKQLIQIPQLPENPPNFLRASALSEHISPVVVIPAEASSPDSEPITDLVEMDAASQSLFDNKFDDIFGSSFSCDPFNFNSQNGMSKDDKDRLIEQLYREITALKEELENFKAESARDAVQLRGRASELEAELAEQQHLKQQAQDESEFLRTELEELKKQREDTEKAQRSLTEIERRAQANEQRYSKLKEKYSELVQNHADLLRKNAEVTKQITVARQAQGDVEQEKKELEDSFQRVSEQAQRKSQEQAEVLETLKQELAASRQELQVLQGTLASSMQARAEQNTQIASLEQERDRLNQAAEQHRDKMAALQAELQQVQDMLSHEQESSRTELEMLQTQLRDKENTEQALQQRLAEEQLSLLQGTMHEAKRMVQDTLARMEDPAHVSCTGSADCLLAQTLAASECAERLRDAHSKYLSDGAAVGSLLPCLALFAHLVSNTLMQGSATSHVAPVEPADRLLELCKQCGSEAVSYLSALQDPGMVASADCSLVTACLGQISAIGEELRPRGLDINQEELGDLVDKEMAATAAAIETASARIEAMLSKARAGDTGIKLEVNERILGSCTGLMQAIHVLVLASKDLQREIVESGRGAASPKEFYAKNSRWTEGLISASKAVGWGATVMVDAADLVVQGKGTFEELMVCSREIAASTAQLVAASKVKADKDSTNLCKLQQASRGVSQATASVVASTKAGKSQVEEKDSMDFSSMTLTQIKRQEMDSQVRVLELESQLQKERQKLGELRKKHYELAGVAEGWEEDAAD, from the exons ATGGAGCTGGGCAAGGTG ACCGTCAGCATCAATAAGGCCATAAATGCGCAGGAAATGGCTGTCAAGGAAAAACACGCCAGGA CATGCATCCTGGGCACTCACCATGAGAAGGGAGCACAGACCTTCTGGTCAGTGGTGAACCGGCTACCGCTGTCCGGCAATGCCGTGCTCTGCTGGAAGTTCTGCCATGTCTTCCACAAGCTCCTCCGGGATGGACATTCCAAT GTTCTGAAAGACTCCATGCGATACAAGAATGAGCTGAGCGACATGAGCAGGATGTGG GGCCACCTGAGTGAGGGCTATGGTCAGCTCTGCAGCATCTACCTCAAACTGCTGAGAACCAAGATGGAATTTCATACCAAG AATCCCCGATTCCCTGGAAATCTGCAGATGTCCGACCGGCAGCTTGATGAGGCTGGGGAGAATGATGTCAATAACTT TTTTCAGCTGACGGTGGAGATGTTTGACTACCTGGAGTGTGAACTGAACCTCTTCCAGACAG tgTTCAGCTCCCTAGACATGTCACGCTCGGtgtcagtgacagcagcagggcagtgccGTCTGGCGCCACTGATCCAGGTGATCCTGGACTGCAGTCACCTCTACGACTACACCGTCAAGCTGCTCTTCAAGCTCCACTCCT GTCTGCCGGCGGATACACTGCAGGGCCACCGAGATCGCTTCCTGGAGCAGTTCCGAAA GCTCAAGGACCTTTTCTACCGCTCCAGCAACCTGCAGTACTTCAAGCAGCTGATTCAGATCCCGCAGCTGCCAGAG aaCCCTCCCAATTTCCTGCGTGCCTCTGCACTGTCAGAGCACATCAGCCCTGTGGTGGTGATCCCCGCCGAGGCGTCCTCACCTGACAGCGAGCCCATCACAGACCTGGTGGAGATGGACGCAGCCTCACAG AGCCTGTTTGACAACAAGTTTGATGACATCTTtggcagctccttcagctgcgACCCCTTCAACTTCAACAGCCAGAACGGGATGAGCAAGGATGACAA GGACCGGCTAATTGAGCAGCTTTACAGGGAGATCACAGCCctgaaggaagagctggaaaactTCAAGGCTGAG AGCGCACGGGACGCAGTGCAGCTGCGTGGCCGTGCCAGCGagctggaggctgagctggccgagcagcagcacctgaagcagcaggcacaggatgAGAGTGAATTCCTGcgcacagagctggaggagctgaagaaGCAGCGGGAGGACACAGAGAAGGCTCAGCGGAGCCTGACGGAAATTGAGA GACGGGCACAGGCCAATGAGCAGCGGTACAGCAAACTGAAGGAGAAGTACAGTGAGCTGGTGCAGAACCACGCTGACCTGCTGCGCAAG AATGCAGAGGTGACCAAGCAGATTACAGTGGCCAGGCAGGCCCAGGGGGATGTggaacaggaaaagaaggagctggaggactCCTTCCAGCGGGTGAGTGAGCAGGCACAGAGGAAG TctcaggagcaggcagaggtgctggagacactgaagcaggagctggcagccagtAGACAGGAGTTGCAGGTCCTTCAGGGTACACTGGCATCCAGCATGCAG GCAAGAGCGGAGCAGAACACTCAGATTGCCAGCCTGGAACAGGAGAGGGACAGGCTGAaccaagcagcagagcagcacagggacaagatggcagctctgcaggctgagctgcagcaggtgcAGGACATGCTCAGCCAcgagcaggagagcagcaggacagagctggagatgctgcagaCCCAGCTGAGAGACAAG GAGAACACAGAGCAGGCGCTGCAGCAGCgcctggctgaggagcagctgtccctgctgcagggcaccATGCACGAGGCCAAGCGCATGGTGCAGGACACCTTGGCTCGCATGGAGGATCCTGCTCATGTCAGTTGCACCGGTTCAGCAG ATTGCCTCCTGGCCCAGACACTGGCAGCCTCCGAGTGTGCAGAGCGGCTGCGGGACGCACACAGCAAGTACCTTTCGGATGGTGCAG CCGTgggctccctgctgccctgcctggccctcTTCGCCCACTTGGTCAGCAACACCCTCATGCAGGGCAGTGCGACCTCCCATGTGGCCCCTGTGGAGCCTGCTGACC gtctgctggagctgtgcaagCAGTGTGGCAGTGAGGCTGTGAGCTACCTCAGCGCCCTGCAAGACCCAGGGATGGTGGCAAGTGCTGACTGCAGCCTGGTGACAGCCTGCCTGGGCCAGATCAGCGCCATCGGGGAG GAGCTGCGTCCCAGAGGTCTGGACATCAaccaggaggagctgggtgaCCTAGTGGACAAGGAGATGGCAGCAACAGCTGCAGCCATCGAAACAGCATCTGCCCGTATTGAG GCGATGCTGAGCAAGGCACGGGCTGGTGACACTGGAATCAAACTGGAAGTTAATGAGAG GATCCTGGGCTCCTGCACAGGCCTCATGCAGGCCATCCATGTCCTAGTCCTGGCCTCCAAGGACCTCCAGAGAGAGATCGTGGAGAGTGGACGG GGTGCAGCATCCCCCAAGGAATTCTATGCCAAGAATTCACGCTGGACCGAGGGTCTCATCTCTGCCTCCAAGGCAGTGGGCTGGGGTGCCACTGTCATGGT tgatgctgctgaCCTGGTAGTGCAAGGCAAGGGGACATTTGAGGAGCTGATGGTCTGTTCCCGGGAGATTGCAGCCAGCACTGCGCAGCTGGTAGCAGCCTCCAAG GTGAAGGCAGACAAAGACAGCACCAACCTCTGCAAGCTCCAACAAGCCTCCCGGGGCGTCAGCCAGGCCACGGCCAGCGTGGTAGCCTCCACCAAGGCTGGGAAGTCTCAGGTGGAGGAGAAAG ATAGCATGGACTTCTCCAGCATGACACTCACCCAGATCAAGCGTCAGGAGATGGACTCGCAG gtgcgggttctggagctggagagccaaCTGCAGAAGGAACGGCAGAAGCTGGGGGAGCTGCGCAAGAAGCACTACGAGCTGGCTGGTGTGGCAGAGGGTTGGGAGGAGGACG CTGCAGATTAG